From the Thermus brockianus genome, the window ACTATACCTGCCCCTCACCCCTTTCACCTGGGAGCCGGTAGGATTTTCCCGTGCGCGGGCTTGCCCTTTCGGGCGGCGGGGCCAGGGGCCTCGCCCATATCGGGGCCTTGGAGGTCTTTTTGGAGGCGGGGCTAGACTTCCAGGTGGTGGCGGGGACCAGCATGGGGGCCATCGTGGGGGCCTTGTTCGCTGCGGGGCTTTCCCCGGGGGAGATCCTGGCCATTGCCCAAAAAACCCCTTGGCTTGGTCTCCTGGGCCTTTCCCCCAGGGAAGGGATCTTCTCCCGGAAGAAGCTCAAGGACTTCTTGGCGGAGCACCTTCCCCCCACCTTCGCCGAGCTGAAGCGCCCCTTGGCGGTGACGGCGGTGGACGTGCGCTCGGGGAGGCTTTTATTCCTCACCCAAGGGGACCTGCCGAGCGCCGTCCTGGCCTCTGCTGCCTACCCGGGGCTTCTCGCCCCGGTGGAGCGGGAAGGGCGGCTCCTCTTTGACGGGGGAGTCTTGGACAACCTGCCCGTGGACGCCGCCCGCCTCCTGGGGGCCACGGAGGTGTACGCCGTGGACGTGACCCCGGAGCGCTCCCTAGAGGAAAGCCCCAGGGGGCTTTTGGCCCTGGCCCGGCGGGCGGTGGACCTGATGCAGCTCCACCTCACCTCCGTGCGCCTTAGCCTTTACGCCCCCGAGGTCTACGTGCGGCCCGCCCTTCCCGGGGTGGGTATAGAGGACTTCCGCCGCCTCGAGGAGATCGTAAAGGCGGGGCGCGAGGCGGCAAGGCGCGCCCTTGCGGGTAGAGTAGGAGGGGTATGAAGGCCTTCTGGGAATACCTTTTCAAGGAGTGGTTCCGCCAGGTGGGGGAGGCCCTTCTGGTGGCCTTCCTGGTCACCACCTTCGTCTTCACCACCGTGGGGGTGGTGGGCCAGAGCATGTTCCCCACCTTGAAAAACGGCGAAAGGGTCCTGGTGCCCAAGTGGGAAACCTGGCTGGTGCGCTTCGGCCTGAGGGAGTGGCGCCGGGGGGAGATCGCCATCCTCAAGCCCCCGGAGGGCACCCCCTACGCCACCGCCCGCTTCCCCGTGCTGGGCTTTTCCTTCCGGGCCTTCTTCATCAAGCGCATCGTGGCCGTGCCGGGGGACGAGGTCTACGTGGAGCGGGGCGTGGTCTACGTGAACGGCACCCCCCTGGACGAGCGCCACATCACGGACCACCTCTCCCCCTGGCCCGACTCCTTCCCCGGGGTCTGCTACAAGGACGGGCGCATGACCCGGATCATCACGCAGCAGGGGGACTTTTCCGTGGACCTCCTCCCCGCCTACCTGAGGCCCCTGAAGGAGATGCTCCTTCCCCCTTCCGAGGAAGTCCTGGCCCGTAGCCGCCTCGCCGAGGCCTGCGAGGTGGGCCGGATCAAGCTCAAGAAGGGGTACTACTTCGTCATGGGGGATAACCGCACCTTAGGGGGAAGCGAGGACTCCCGCACCTTTGGCCCCGTGCCCGTGGAGGCCATCGCCGGGCGGGCGAGCTTCGTGTGGTGGCCCCTCTTCGTCCGGGACGAAGGGGGTTTACGCCTGAACCTCAGGCCCCTTTCCCCTCCGGCGGCCTACGGGCTTAGGTGAGGACGGCCACGATAAGCCTCCCGGGCCCGTGGACCCCCTTCACCATCACCTGGCCGATGTCCGCACTCTTGGAGGGGCCCGAGTGGAGGCCGAGGGCGGGGGGAAGGGCTTTGAGTTCCTGGAAGGCGGCGAGGAGGGTGGGGTAGACCTTTTCCGCTTCCACCAGGACCAGGTGGGTGGGGGGAAGGAGCTGGGCCTTCCGGCCGTCGGCGCTGGTGAGGGCCACGGTGCCCGTCTCCGCCACGGCGAAGAGGGCCTGGGAAACCCCTAGGGGGGCCTCCTCCGGGGGGAGTTCGGAAAGGCCTTCCCGGAAGGAGGGCGGCACCCCCCGGCCAAAGGCCACCCCGGGAAGCCCCTGGGCGAGCTCGTCCAAGAGGGCCTTGGCCTCCTTGGGGGAGAGGAGGTGGCCCTCGGCCCCGTTCTCGGCGAGGCGCCTTAGGAAGAGGGGGATGGGGTCCTCGGGGAAGGGCAGGTGGGGGTGCTCGGGGAGGAGGGCCTTGGGGCGGCTCTCCAGGGCCCTATGCACCCGGTTTAGGATGCGGGTCCTAGCGTCCATCTTCCTCCTTAAGTTCCTTCCAGAGCGCGTGGAAGGGTTTGGGGCTGGGCTTGAGGGGGCCCCTGCCCTCCGTCCAGGCCCGGAGGAGGGGGAGGAGGTCCTGGGGGGGAGGTAGGCCCCTTAGGGCCTTGGAGAAGAGGCGGTAGAGGGCGGGGCTTTCCATGACCTTGCGGAAGGCGGCGAGGGCGGCCTTTTCCCAGGCGGGGCTTAGGCCCTCCGCCACCGCCCGGTGCCGCCAGGTGAGGAGGAGCTTGGGGATGGGGATTTTGACGGGGCAGGCCTCGAGGCAGGCCCCGCAGAGGGTGGAGGCATAGGGAAGGGGATAGGCCTCCTCCAGGGAGAGGAGCCCGGGGTCCAACACCGCCCCGATGGGCCCGGAGTAGACGTAGCCGTAGGGGTGCCCCCCGGTTTGCCGGTACACGGGGCAGGCGTTCAGGCAGGCCCCGCACCGCAGGCACCGGAGGGTTTCCCAGGCCTCGGGGTCGGCGAGGAGGGCGGTGCGGCCGTGGTCCACGAAGACCACGTGCACCTCCTTGGGGCCCTCCTCCCCTGCCTGGGCGGGGCCTTGGATGAGGGAAACGAAGGTGGAAAGGCGCTGCCCCGTGGCCGCCCGGGCGGTGAGGGGGAGGAAGAGGGCGAGGTCCTGGAAGCGGGGGAGGAGCTTCTCTATCCCCACGAAGGCCACGTGGACCTTGGGGAGGGAGGTGGAGAGGCGGATATTCCCCTCGTTCTCCATGAGGGCCAGGGTGCCCGTTTCCGCCACCAGGAAGTTGGCCCCGCTGATCCCAAGCTCGGCGGTGAGGAAGGCCTCCCGCAGGACCTTGCGGGCCACCTGGGCCAGGGCCTCGGGCGCGGCGTCTAAGGGGGTGCCGAAGCGCTCGTGGAAAAGCTTCTGGATTCCTTCCAGGGAGAGGTGGATGGCGGGGCCCACGATGTGGCTTGGGGGCTCCCCCAGGAGCTGGATCAGGTACTCCCCCAGGTCCGTTTCGTAGACCTCCACCCCCAAGGAGGCCAGGAGGGGGTTGACCCCGAGCTCCTCGGTGAGCATGCTCTTGGCCTTCACCGCCCGCTTGACCCCGTGCCGCCGGACGATTTCCCGGAGGAGGCGGTGGGCGTCCTCCGGTTCCTCGGCGTAGTGGACCTGGACCCCGTTTTCCCTTAGGCGCTTTTCCGCCAGCTCCAGGTACTGGTCCAGGTGGCTTAGGACGTGCTCTTTCACCGCCTTGGCGCGGTTGCGCCACTCCTCTATGGGCACCTCGGCGTAGGCCTTGAGGCGGTTCCGGTCAAAGTGCAGGGTGGCCCCGGTGACCGCCTGGCGCACCCCGGGCTTTTCCCGGAGGAGCCGGGCCGCCTCCTGGGGGTAGAGCCTGGCCTTAGCCCGCATAGGCCTCCCAAAGCAGGGTGGCCAGGGGGGCCACCCGGAGGTTTATCCCCTTCTTCTGAAGCCGCCCGGCCAGGTGGAGGAGGCAACCGGCGTCCGTGGAGGTGAGGACCTCCGCCTGGGGCAGGGTGGCGGCTTTCCGGTCCGCCATGGCCAGGGAGACCTCGGGGAGCTTCACGGAAAAAAGCCCTCCGAAGCCGCAGCACTCCTCCGCCGCCTCCCAGGGGAGGAGTTCCGCCCCGGCGTTGCGCAGGAGGAGAAGGGGCTCTTCCCGTACCCCAAGCTCCCTCAGGGCGTGGCAGCCATGGTGGTAGGCCACCTTCCGCCCCCTTAGCCCCTCCCCTAGCCGCTCCACCCCCAGGACGTGGACCAGGAAGGCGGAGAGCTCGTAGGTCCGCTCGGCCAGGTCCAGGGCCTCTTTGTTCCCGGGAAGGAGCTCGGGGTAGTGGTTTTTCACCATGCTGGCGCAGCTTCCCGAGGGTAGGACCACGTACTCCGCCTCCTGGAAGACCTTTAGGGTCCGCAGGGCCAAGGGCCTCGCCTCCTCCCAGTGGCCGGCGTTGAAGGCGGGCTGGCCGCAGCAGGTCTGGCCCTCGGGGAAGTCCACCTCCACCCCGAGGGCCCTGAGAAGCCGCACCGCCGCCACCCCGGCCTCGGCGAAGAACTGGTCCGCCAGGCAGGTGATGAAAAGGGCTACCCGCATTTGCGCCCAGTATACCTAGACCCAGGCGGCCATCTTCTGGCGGATTCTAAGGAGCGCTTCCACGAAGCGGTCCACGTCCTCCTTGGTGTTGTAGAGGTAGAAGCTTGCCCGGGCGGTGGCCGGCACGCCCAGCTTGCGGTGGAGGGGCTGGGCGCAGTGGTGCCCGGCCCGCACGGCGACGCCCTCTTGGTCCAGGAAGGTGGCGAGGTCGTGGGCGTGGAGCCGCCCCAGGGTGAAGGGGATGACCCCGCCCCGGTCCGCGCCCTTGGGCCCGTAGACCTTGAGGTCCGGCACCTCCTCGAGGCGCCCCAAGGCGTATTCCAGAAGGGCCCGGTCGTGGGCGAAGACCCTCTCCATGCCCACCTCCATGAGGTAGCTCGCCGCCTCCCCCAGGGCGATGGCCTCGGCGATGGGCGGGGTGCCCGCCTCAAAGCGCTGGGGAGGCGGGGCGTAGGTGGAGCGGTCCACGTGGACTTCCCGGATCATCTCCCCCCCGCCCAGGAAGGGCATCATCCCTTCCAGGACCTCGTACCTTCCCCAAAGCACCCCCGCCCCGGTGGGGCCCAGCATCTTGTGGCCGGAAAGGGCGAAGAAGTCCGCCCCCAGGGCCTTCACGTCCACGGGGAGGTGGGGGGCGGACTGGGCCCCGTCCACCACCACCAGGGCCCCCACCGCCTTGGCCCTCTTGGCGATCTCCGCCACGGGGTTGATGGTGCCGAGGACGTTAGACATGTGCACCAGGGAGACCACCTTGACCCTCTCCGTGAGGAGCCCGTCCAGGGCGGAGAGGTCCAGCCGCCCCTCCTCCGTGATGGGGATGGCCTTCACCCGGGCCCCGGTGAGGCCCGCCACCAGGTGCCAGGGCACGAGGCCCGCATGGTGCTCCATCTCCGTGACCAGGATCTCGTCCCCGACCCTCAGGTTCCTCAGGCCCCAGGCGTAGGCCACCAGGTTCATGGCCTCCGTGGTGTTGCGCACGAAGACGATTTCCTGGGGCTCGGCGTTCAGAAAGCGGGCCAGGCGGCGCCGGGCCTCCTCGTAAGCCTCCGTGGCCTCCACGGAAAGCCGGTAGGCTCCCCGGTGGACGTTGGCGTTGAGCGTCTCGTAGTAGTGCCTTAGGGCCTCTATGACCCGCCTGGGCTTCTGGCTGGTAGCGGCGGAGTCCAGGTAGACCAGGTCCGGCTTCCCCACGATGAGGGGAAAGTCCTGGCGCAGATGGCTAAGGTCCATGCCCTAAGTCTAGCCCCAGGGCATGGACCTTCGGGTTAGAGCCGGGCAAGGGCCCTTTCCAGGCGGGCCTTGGCCTCCTGGGCCACGGGCTTTAGGGCCTCCTGGGTCTTGGGGGGAAGGAGGCGGAACATGCCCTCGGGGTCTTGCACCAGGACCTCCACGTTCCCCCCTTCCTGCCGCAGGACCACGTTGCAGGGGAGGAGGAGGCCGATGCCCTCCTCTGCCTCGAGGGCCCGGGCGGCGAGGTTAGGGTTGCAGGCCCCCAGGATGAGGTAGGGGGGCCTTTCCAGGCCCAGGCGGGCCTTGAGCGTGGCGGCCACGTCTATCTCCGTGAGGATGCCGAAGCCTTCCTCCTTGAGGGCGGCCTCTAGGCGGGGGCGCACCTCAGAGAGGCTACCCGGTAGGGTCTTGCGCAGGGCCAAGCCTTCCATATACCCTCCCCCCGTAGTTTACCTCACTCCCCCAGGAAAAAGCCGTGCCAGGTGTGGATCCAGATCTCGCCGGTGTAGGCGTTTACGGAGAGCATCCCCTCCACGGTTTTGCGGCCGAAGTCAAAGGTGTAGTACCCGGGGAAGACCTCCTCTTCCATTACCTGGGCTCCTGGGAGGTAGCCCTTTAAGAAGGTTTCGGCGAGGGCTTTCGCCGCCTCCAGGTCGTAGCGCACCGGGGCCTGGCCCGGGAAGCCCATCATCCCGTAGCGGGTGTTCCACATCATGTTGGGTCCTGGCTCCGGGGAAACTACCCCGGTGTAGCGGTCAGCGATGAGTTCCCATAGGCCCTGGCCCCTTTCGTCCACCACTTGGGCATAGTAGTTCTGGCTGAAGGCCATGAAATCCTTAAGGCGCGCCCCCGGGTAAAGCCGGCGGGCGTAGGCTTCCATCCGCGCCCGGGCGATTTCTTGGGGGATGGGCCTTGCCTCCGGGGGGTACAGGGCCATCATCCCCATACCCCCCATCATCCCCATCCCGGGGCCCATCGTCCGGGGAGCGTAACCGAAGCCGCCCATCATCCCCTGGGTGAGGGCAAGCCCCAAAAGCCCCAGGGCCACCAGACCTAGGACCATGCTATTCCGCTTCATGCCCTACCTCCTTTTAGCGCCTCAAGTAGCTCCTTAAAGGCCTTTTCGTCCAGTTCTCCTTTGGCGCAGCGAAGCCTGAGGGCTTCCATGGCCTCGCCTTTGGGCTCCTCCTTGGACTTGGCCGCTTCCAGGAGCACGTAGAAGAGAACCATGAACGCCAGGAAGAAAACCCCGCCGAAGCCCATGCCCCAACCCATGCTGCCCATCCGCTACCTCCAGCTCTACCTTAGCCGGGGGGTGTAAAGGGGGTGTAAAGCCTTGGCCAACAAAGAAAGGGGGAAGAAAGGCTTCCCCCTTTATGGGCCAGACCGGGATTAGGGTGCCTGGAGGCGCGCGGCGGTTAGGCAGGTGGGGCTATCCCGGAAGGTGGCGATGGGAAGGGTGGCCACCAGGTTGCCCTGGCGGACCTCGAGGGTATAGCGGCGGTTCCGGGGGAGCCAGAGCTCAAAGAACCCATCCCTGCCCGTGCGCACCTCCGCCTTGAGCACCTCCTTGCCTCCTTCCAGCACCCGCACCGTGAAGGCCTGTTCTTGGAGTTCACCCGTGCAGCTGGAAAAGTAGTGGACCTGACAGGGGTGGGTGCGGTAGAGGTAGGGGGCTACCGCCAGGAGGAAACGGTCCCCCAAGGCTACTTGGGCCTTCCGGCCATCGGGAAACTCAAAGACGAAAGCCTCGGGGGTCACGTAGCTCACCACCCGCTGCCCCTCCTCCCGCCAACGTTTGGCCAGGCGGAGCGCCTCCGTGGGGTCTACGCCCTTAAGGGCTTCCGGGGAGGGGGTTTGGGCTACACCTAGGGCCGTCGCTACCAAGAGGAAGACCAGGGTCTTTCTCATGGCTTTCAGGCTAGCGGCCTTCGGTTAAGCCCGTGTAAAGGGGAAGGGTAAAGCGGAAGACGCTCCCACGGCCCGGCTGGCTTTCGGCCCAGATCCGCCCGCCCATGGCCTCCACCAGCCCCTTGGCGATGGTGAGCCCCACCCCTGTGCCCCCATCCCGACGGCTACGCGAGGAGTCTATGCGATAGAAGCGCTCAAAGATGCGGGGGAGGTGTTCTTGGGGGATACCGGGTCCGGTGTCCTCCACGCTAAAAACCACTACCCGCTCCCCCATCTCCGCCCCTAACCGCACTTCTCCCCCTTCGGGGGTGTGGCGCAGGGCGTTGGAGAGAAGGTTAGCGAGCACTTGAAGGACCCGCTCGGGGTCCGCCCAGACCTGGGGGAGGGCTTCGGCGGACAGGATCCGGAGGGCCACGCCCTTGGCCTGGAAAGCAGGGTAAAAGCGTTCCGCCGCTTCCCGCAGCAAGGCCTCGGGGGAGAGGGGCTTGGGGTAGATGGGCACCGCCCTCGCCTCCACCTGGGAGACCCAGGCCAGGTCCTGGACCAGGCGGGCCATGGCCCTCACCTCGCGGCCGATACCCTCGGCGGCCTTTTCCGGGCGCATCACCCCGTCGGCCAGGGCCTCGGCGTAGGCCTGAAGGGCGGAAAGGGGGGTGCGGAGTTCGTGGGCCACGGTGCTGATAAGTTCCACCCGGGTCTTCTCCACCTTTTCCAGGGCCTCGGCCAGGCGGTTGAAGTGGAGGGCCAACTCGCCGAGCTCGTCCTGCTCTAAAAGGGGGAGGCGGACGCCGTACTCCCCTTGGGCCATGCGCCGGCTTCCCTCCGCCAGGAGGCGGGCGGTGCGGGAGAAGCGGAGGCTGGCGAAGGAAGCGGTGAGGGCGGCCCCCAAGACGGCCAAGGGGAGGGAGGCCAGCAAGGCGGCGGTGAGGGTGGTGCGCAAGCCCTCCTCCAGGTCGCGGCGAAGGACCTCCCCCATCATGCTTCCCCCCATCATGGCCAGGGCATGGTACATGCGCTCCACATGCCCCCGGTAGAAGTGGGGGGCAAGGGCTTCGGTGAGGCCGAAGAGGAGAAGGAGGGCGAGAAGGGCCACCAGAAGGTGGCTTAGGAAAAGCTTAAGGAAAAGGCGCATCCCCGGCATCCTCCCGGAAGCGGTACCCCACGCCCCGAACGGTTTCAATAAAGCGGGGATGGTCGGGGTCGTCCCCTAGCTTCTTGCGCAGGGCGGCCACATGGACGTCCACCACCCGGTCCACCCCAGGGAAGCTGGGCCCCCAGACCTTTTCCAGGAGGCGCTCGCGGCTAAAGACCATCCCCGGATGCTGGGCCAGGGTAAGGAGGAGGTCAAATTCTAACCGGGAAAGGGCCAGGGGTTTGCCATCCAAATAGGCTTGGCGGGCCTTGGGAAGGAGGAGGAGGGGACCATAGCGAAGCTCTTCTTTAAGCCCCACCCGGCGGAGCAGCGCCTTGACCCGGGCCACCACCTCCTTGGGGCTAAAGGGCTTCACCACGTAATCGTCCGCCCCCAGTTCCAGGCCTCGGACCTTGTCCTCCTCCTCACCCCGGGCGGTGAGCATGAGGAGGGGCAGATCGGGCCTTTCCCGGCGGAGAATCTCCGCCACCTGGAAGCCGTGGAGGCGGGGGAGCATGAGGTCCAGGATGACCAGGTCCGCCATGGGGTAGAGCGCCAAAGCCTTTTCCCCATCCTCGGCCAAGAGGACGTCAAACCCGGCCTCCCGCAGGTAGGCCCCGAGGACCTCCAGGAGGGCCGGGTCGTCGTCCACCAGGAGTACCTTCATGCCAGGTCGCGCTTCATGCGCTCAAAGGTTTCCTTGTCAATCTCCCCCCGGGCGTAGCGCTCCCTTAGCGCCTCCAGGGCCCGGTCCCGCCTTTCCGGGGCAAGGGTCCGGACCAGCCAGTAGACGAAAAGGCCCAAGAGCGCAAACCAGAGCAGGCTGAGCACCGGACCCCACCAACCTAGATACCAGCCGTGGCCGCACCACCACATACGCATCACCTCCCCTTATCACGCTAGCCCTAGCCGGTTAAGTTGCGGTAAAGGCTGGGGGGCGGAAGCCCCTAAGCCGCAGGGAGTTGGTGAGGACGAAGAGGCTGGAGAGGCTCATGGCCCCGGCCGCCAGCATGGGGTTGAGGAGAAGGCCCAGGAAGGGGTAAAGGGCGCCCGCCGCCACGGGGATTAAGAGGACGTTGTAGGCGTAGGCCCAAAAGAAGTTGAGGTAGATGATGCGCAAGGCCTTCCGGGCAAGCAGGATGGCTCCCGCCACCAGGAGGAGGTCGGGCTTGAGGAGGACCACGTCCCCGGCCTCGAGGGCGATGTCCGTCCCCGTGCCCATGGCGATGCCCACGTCCGCCTGGGCCAAGGCGGCGGCGTCGTTGATGCCGTCCCCCACGAGGACCACCCGCCGCCCCTCCGCCTGGTGGCGCCTCACCGCCTCCACCTTTCCTTCGGGCCGCACCCCGGCGAGAACCTCCTCTATCCCCAAGGCCTCGGCCACCCTCCGGGCGGGGGCCTCGTGGTCCCCGGTGAGGAGGATCACCCGAAGCCCTAAGCCCTTGAGGGCGGCCACCGCCTGTTTGGCCTCGGGCCTGGGCGGGTCAAAGACGGCGAAGGCGGCGAGGCAGGTCTTTCCGTCCGTGAGGTAAAGGGGGGTATAGCCCCCTTCCGCAAGGCCCAGGGCCTCTTGGGGAAGCGTCACCCCCAGGCGGGCGAGGAGGGCGGGGCCGCCCAAGAAAAGCCGCCTTCCCTCCACCACCCCCTCCACCCCTTCCCCCGGGAGGGCCCGCACCGCCTCGGCCTCCGGCAGGGCAAGCCCCTTGGCCGCCTCCAGCACCGCCTTGGCGATGGGGTGCTCGCTCCCCCTTTCCAAGGCGGCGGCCAGGCGGAGGGCCTCCTCGGGGGAGAGGCCGAAGGGCCGGACCTCCGTGAGGGTGGGGCGGCCCAGGGTGAGGGTACCCGTCTTGTCCAGGAGGAGGGTGTCCGCCCGGGCCAGGGCCTCGAGGGCTGTCCCCTTGCGGAAGAGGATGCCCAGTTGCGCCGCCCGCCCCGTGGCCACGGCGATGGCCGCCGGGGTGGCGAGGCCCATGGCGCAGGGGCAGGCGATGAGGAGGACGGACAAGGTGGCCACGAAGGCGTGGGAGAGGGAACCGGAGGCGAGCCAAAGGAGGAAGGTAAGAAGGGCTACCCCCAGGACCGCGGGCACGAAGACGGCGGCGATGCGGTCCGCCACCTCCTGCACCTTGGGCTTGTGGGCCTGGGCCTCCTCCACCATGCGGGCCATCTGGGCGAGGAGCGTGGCCTCCCCTACCCGGGTGACCCGTACCAGGAGAAGGCCTTCCCCGTTCACGGTGCCCCCCACCACCTCGTCCCCCGGCCCCTTGGCCCTAGGGATGGGCTCCCCGGTGAGCATGGACTCGTCCACGTGGCTCTTGCCCTCCACCACCACCCCGTCCGCCGGGATGCGCTCCCCAGGCAGAACCCGCACCAGGTCCCCGGGGATGAGGGCCTCGGCGGGGATTTCCTTCTCCTCCCCCTCCTGGAGGACCCGGGCGGTCTTGGGCCTTAGGGCGAGGAGCCGCCTTATGGCCTCCGAAGCCTTCCCCTTGGCCCCCTCCTCCAGGTGTTTGCCCAAAAGGATCAGGGCCAGGATCACCGCCCCCGCCTCAAAGTAGAGGTGGCGGGCCTCCTCCGGGAAAAGCCCGGGGAAGAGGAGGACCAAAAAGGAGTAGAGGTAGGCGCTCCCTGCGCCCAAGGCCACCAGGGCGCTCATGCCCAGGGCCCGGTGGCGGACCTCGGCGAGGGCTTGGCGGAAGAAGCGCCTTCCAGCGTAGAGCACGGGAAGGGCGGTAAGGGCCTGGAGGAGGGGAGGGAGGTGGGGGAGGGGGAGGAGCATGGGGCCCATGGCCAGGAGGAGGGTGAGGAGGGCGAAGGGCAGGGCAAGGAGGAGGTCTTTGCGGTAGGTGGCGCCCTCTTCCTTCCTCTCCTCCTCCACCGCCAAGGGCTCGTACCCCGCCTCGCGGATGGCCTGGCGGATGCGGGAAAGGCTCACCGTATCCGGAAGATATTCCACGAAGGCCTTTTCCGTGGCCAGGTTAACGCTTACCGAAAGGATTCCGGGAAGCTTCCCTATGGCCCGCTCCACCCGGGCCACACAGGCGGCGCAGGTCATCCCCTTCACGGGTATCTCGGCGCGGGCCACCACCGGTTCGTAGCCCGCTTCCTCCACCCGTTTGAGCACCTCTTTGAGGTCCACCCCTTCCTGGAGGCGCAGGAAGGCCTCCTCGGTGGTGAGGTTGACCCGGGCCTCCACCACGCCTTCCGCCCGCTTTAAGGCCCGCTCCACCCGGGCCACACAGGCGGCGCAGGTCATTCCCTTGACGCCTACCTTTACTTCAAGAGCCATAGCCTAAAGGCGTGCATCTCCTGGGCTTGGGCCAGGATGATGTCCCGGGCCAGGTCCAGCACGCGGCGGTCCTTGGCCGTGGTGAGGGCCTCGAGGGCCATCTCCACCGCCCCCTTGTGGTGGAGGAGCATGAGCTCCACGAAGGCCCGGTCGGGGTCCGGGGCCGCCTTCAGTTGGGCCAGCATGGCGGCCATCTCCTTTTGCATGGCCCCGTGGGCCTCCGGGTCCAAGCCGCCCAGGCTCACCAGCCAGGTGCGCATCTGGGTGATCTCCTGGGCCTGGTCCCTCAGGATGGCCTGGGCCCAGGCCTTTACCGCTGGGTCCTTGCCCCTTTCTAGGGCGTAACGGGCCATCTCCAAGGCCCCCTCGTGGTGGGCGATCATGGCGGAAAGGAAACTCCTTTCCGGCGATGCCTGGGGGCTTGTGTGGGCGTGTTGGGCCAGGCCCAGGCCCAGGATTAGGGTTAGAAGCAGTGGGTAAAACCGCATAGGCAAACCTCCTTTAGGGTTTAGCGGTATTTTAGGGCCTCCATGAGTTCTTCCACGATTTCCTCCACATCCCCCCGCTCGTGGGCCGTGGCCACGTGGTCCCGGAGGTGGGCTCTTAGGACCATCTCCCCTACCCGGTCCAAGGCCCCCTCCACCGCCTTGAGTTGCTTCAGGACGTCCACGCAGTAGACATGGGGGTCTTCCAGCATGCGGAGGATGCCCTCGAGGTGGCCCTTGGCGGAGAGGAGGCGCTTTTTGGCCTCTTCCCGCACCCTGGGGTCCAGGTGGAGGTGGCCTTTCACGGCTACGCCAGGGGGGAGGCCTTGTAGCCCTCCTCCTCCACCGCCCGGATGAGGGCCTCCACCTCCGCCTTCCCTTCTACCCAGGCCTCGCCCTTTTCCAGGGATACCTCGGCCCTCTCCACGCCCGGCACCTTTAAGAGGGCTTTCTTGACGGCCATCACGCAGTGGTTGCAGCTCATGCCTTCCACCTTGAGCTTCAGCATCCTCTACCTCCCCCCACCCCAGGTGGGGTGGGTATTTCTACCCTAATCCGCCCGTCCCTCTTTCGTCAAGGACGGACGTCCCCTTGGGGCCTAAAGGTCTAGGAAGACGGTATCCCCCTCAATGCGGGCGGGGAAGACCTTGATGGGCTTTGGGGCGGGGAGGGTCTGCCGGCCTG encodes:
- a CDS encoding CopZ family metallochaperone, with the translated sequence MLKLKVEGMSCNHCVMAVKKALLKVPGVERAEVSLEKGEAWVEGKAEVEALIRAVEEEGYKASPLA
- a CDS encoding metal-sensitive transcriptional regulator — translated: MKGHLHLDPRVREEAKKRLLSAKGHLEGILRMLEDPHVYCVDVLKQLKAVEGALDRVGEMVLRAHLRDHVATAHERGDVEEIVEELMEALKYR
- a CDS encoding sensor histidine kinase, whose amino-acid sequence is MRLFLKLFLSHLLVALLALLLLFGLTEALAPHFYRGHVERMYHALAMMGGSMMGEVLRRDLEEGLRTTLTAALLASLPLAVLGAALTASFASLRFSRTARLLAEGSRRMAQGEYGVRLPLLEQDELGELALHFNRLAEALEKVEKTRVELISTVAHELRTPLSALQAYAEALADGVMRPEKAAEGIGREVRAMARLVQDLAWVSQVEARAVPIYPKPLSPEALLREAAERFYPAFQAKGVALRILSAEALPQVWADPERVLQVLANLLSNALRHTPEGGEVRLGAEMGERVVVFSVEDTGPGIPQEHLPRIFERFYRIDSSRSRRDGGTGVGLTIAKGLVEAMGGRIWAESQPGRGSVFRFTLPLYTGLTEGR
- a CDS encoding heavy metal translocating P-type ATPase, with translation MALEVKVGVKGMTCAACVARVERALKRAEGVVEARVNLTTEEAFLRLQEGVDLKEVLKRVEEAGYEPVVARAEIPVKGMTCAACVARVERAIGKLPGILSVSVNLATEKAFVEYLPDTVSLSRIRQAIREAGYEPLAVEEERKEEGATYRKDLLLALPFALLTLLLAMGPMLLPLPHLPPLLQALTALPVLYAGRRFFRQALAEVRHRALGMSALVALGAGSAYLYSFLVLLFPGLFPEEARHLYFEAGAVILALILLGKHLEEGAKGKASEAIRRLLALRPKTARVLQEGEEKEIPAEALIPGDLVRVLPGERIPADGVVVEGKSHVDESMLTGEPIPRAKGPGDEVVGGTVNGEGLLLVRVTRVGEATLLAQMARMVEEAQAHKPKVQEVADRIAAVFVPAVLGVALLTFLLWLASGSLSHAFVATLSVLLIACPCAMGLATPAAIAVATGRAAQLGILFRKGTALEALARADTLLLDKTGTLTLGRPTLTEVRPFGLSPEEALRLAAALERGSEHPIAKAVLEAAKGLALPEAEAVRALPGEGVEGVVEGRRLFLGGPALLARLGVTLPQEALGLAEGGYTPLYLTDGKTCLAAFAVFDPPRPEAKQAVAALKGLGLRVILLTGDHEAPARRVAEALGIEEVLAGVRPEGKVEAVRRHQAEGRRVVLVGDGINDAAALAQADVGIAMGTGTDIALEAGDVVLLKPDLLLVAGAILLARKALRIIYLNFFWAYAYNVLLIPVAAGALYPFLGLLLNPMLAAGAMSLSSLFVLTNSLRLRGFRPPAFTAT
- a CDS encoding DUF305 domain-containing protein; this translates as MRFYPLLLTLILGLGLAQHAHTSPQASPERSFLSAMIAHHEGALEMARYALERGKDPAVKAWAQAILRDQAQEITQMRTWLVSLGGLDPEAHGAMQKEMAAMLAQLKAAPDPDRAFVELMLLHHKGAVEMALEALTTAKDRRVLDLARDIILAQAQEMHAFRLWLLK
- a CDS encoding response regulator transcription factor; protein product: MKVLLVDDDPALLEVLGAYLREAGFDVLLAEDGEKALALYPMADLVILDLMLPRLHGFQVAEILRRERPDLPLLMLTARGEEEDKVRGLELGADDYVVKPFSPKEVVARVKALLRRVGLKEELRYGPLLLLPKARQAYLDGKPLALSRLEFDLLLTLAQHPGMVFSRERLLEKVWGPSFPGVDRVVDVHVAALRKKLGDDPDHPRFIETVRGVGYRFREDAGDAPFP
- a CDS encoding SHOCT domain-containing protein; this encodes MWWCGHGWYLGWWGPVLSLLWFALLGLFVYWLVRTLAPERRDRALEALRERYARGEIDKETFERMKRDLA